The genomic window CTGCGCCAGTCGCTGCCGGGCGTGCAAATCGAAGGCGTCGGCGACAGCGTGATGCTGACGGGCTCGGTATCGAGCCCGGTCGAGGCCCAGCAGGCCGGCGACGTCGCCGCAAAGCTCGTCGGCGGCAGCGACAAGGTCGTCAACAACATCGTCGTGCGCGGCCGCGACCAGGTGATGCTCAAGGTCGTCGTCGGCGAAGTCCGCCGCGATATCGTCAAGCAACTGGGCGTCGATCTCAGCGCCAGCCTGAATGCCGGCACCGCCGTGGTGAACTTCAACAACTCCAACCCGTTCTCGGTCTCTGGTGGACCGATCGTCGCCAACAACGGGCTCGGCGTCGCCGGCCTCGCCAAGGGCGTCGCCACCGTGAGTGCCACGATGCGCGCAATGGAAAGCGCCGGCGTCATGCGCACCCTGGCCGAGCCGAGCCTGACCGCGATCTCGGGCGAATCCGCAACCTTCATCGCCGGCGGCGAATTCCCGATTCCGGCCGGCTATTCCTGCGATCCGGTCACCCACGTCTGTACCACCCAGGTCACCTACAAGAAGTTCGGCATCTCCCTGAATTTCACCCCGGTCGTGCTCAGCGAAGGCCGCATCAGCCTGCGCGTCATGACCGAGGTCTCGGAGCTGTCGAATACGAACGCGATCACGCTGACGCAGGCGGTGTCCTCGACCTCGAGCAACTCCATCACGATTCCCTCGGTTCAGACCCGCCGCGCCGAAACGACGCTGGAAATTCCCTCCGGCGGCTCGATGGCGATGGCCGGCCTGATCCAGCAGCACACCAAGCAGGCGATCAACGGCCTGCCCGGCGTCGACCAGGTGCCGATCATCGGCGCGCTGTTCCGCAGCCAGGACTTCGTCAACAACGAGACCGAGCTGATGGTGATCGTGACGCCCTATGTGGTGCGCGCCGTCGCCCAGAAGGAATTGTCGCGGCCCGACGATGGTTTCGCGCCGGCCTCCGACGCGCAGACGGCGCTGCTCGGCCGCATGAACCGCCTTTATGGCATCGCGCGCCGCGTCGATCCGATCAACGGCACGCCTGGCGATTTCGGTTTCATCATCGACTGACGACGAGCGGACGGCCCGGGGGAACGGGACAGGAAACGGGGCAAGAGGGGATCAAGCGATGACGAGGACGATAGCCGACCGACGCCGCCACTTCAGCGTAGCGATGGCGCTGACGGGACTGTCCGTCATGCTGGGTGCGTGCAACACCACCGGTGAAATCGTCACTCAGACGGTGCCGACCGACTATCGCCAGCGCCACCCGATCGCGGTGCAGGAGGGCAAGCGCTCGATCGTGATCTTCGTCGGCAAGGCGCGCGGCGGCCTCTCGGCTGCGCAACACGCGGATGTCGTCGGCATTGCCCGGGACTGGGTGCGCGAAGGCACCGGCTCCGTCGTCGTCGACGTGCCCACCGACACCGCGAATTCGCGCGCGGCGGCGGCAACCTATCAGGAAATCCGCTCCGTGCTCGCATCCGGCGGCGTGCCCTCGCGCGCCATCGTCCAGCATCCCTATCGTCCCGAGGATCCCGGCCTCCTGCCGACGATCCGGCTGAGCTATTCCAAGATCAGCGCGGTGGCCGGACCCTGCGGACTGTGGCCGGAAGACGTTGGTCCGAACATCCTCGACCCCGGCTACAACGAGAACCGGCCGTATTTCAATCTGGGCTGCGCCAGCCAGCGCAACCTCGCGGCCATGATCGACAACCCCGCCGACCTCGAGCAGCCGCGCGCCGAGACGCCCGCCTACACCGCTCGGCGCGACATCGCCTTCGACCGCTATCGCAAGGGCTCGCCCACTGCGACTGCCTATCCCGAGGCCGACAAGGCCAAACTCAGCGACACCGGCAAATGACAGGCATCCACGACGAAGACGCGGACGATCCGCGGCACCCCGACGAACACATTGCGCCGGTTCCCCGCATCTCGGTGCAGGCCTTTTGTGAGACCGAGCAGACGCTCGCCGCGGTGACCGCGGCGGGGGAGGATCGCCGGCTCGCCAAGGCGCATCTCACTGCCAGGGACGGTGGCCTTGCTGCGGCGATCGAAGTCTATGAATCGATGCCGACGCCGAACGTGATCGTGATCGAGTCCGACGGCACGCGCGACATCCTGGAGGGGCTCGACGACCTCGCCGGCGTCTGCGATCCCGGTACCCGCGTCGTGGTGATCGGCAATCCCAACGACACCGCGCCCTATCGCGAGCTGGTCCGCCGCGGCGTCAACGATTACGTGGTCGGACCGGTCGAAACCCTCGACGTGGTCCGCTCGATCTGCAGCCTGTTCTCGGCGTCGGAAGCCATCATCACCGGCCGTGTCATCGCGGTGGTCGGCGCCAAGGGCGGCGTCGGCGCGTCCACCGTCGCGCACAACGTGGCCTGGACCATCGCCCGCGATCTCGCGCTCGATTCCGTCGTGATCGATCTCGACCTCGCCTTCGGCACCGCGAGCCTCGACTACAATCAGGATCCGGTGCAGGGCATCGCCAACGCGGTGCTGTCACAGGACCGGCCGGACACGGCGCTGATGGAGCGCCTGCTCGCCAAATGCACCGAGCGTCTCAGCCTGCTGGCCGCGCCCGCGACGCTCGACCGCGTCTACGATTTCGGCGCCGAAGCCTTCGACGCGGTGTTCGACACGCTGCGCATGACCACGCCTTGCATCGTGCTCGATGTTCCCCACCAATGGTCGGGCTGGACCCGGCGCGCGTTGGTCAACGCCGACGACATCGTGATCGTCGCCGAGCCCGATCTCGCCAATTTGCGCAACACCAAGAACATGCTGAGCGTGCTCAAGGCGGCGCGGCCGAACGACCGGCCGCCGCTGTACTGCCTCAACCAGGTCGGCATGCACAAGCGGGCGGAGATCGAGGTCAAAGCCTTCGCCAAGACCATGGAGAGCCAGCCGCTCGCGGTGATCCCGTTCGATTCGAAGCTGTTCTCGACCGCTGCCAACAATGGCCAGATGATCGCGGAGGTCTCCAAGAGTCACCGCACCACCCTTCTGTTCCAGAGCATGGCGAACCGCCTCGCCGGCCGCGGCGAGATGAAGAAGCCGAAGCGTTCGCTGGTCGGGCCGCTGCTGAAAAAGCTGAAGGGCAGGTCGGGCCGCGGATCCGCCCCGCATCGCAAGGCGTCGTAAGGCTGGAAGCGTCTTCGAGCGAACTGGCTACCGGTTCGTGCGAAGACAACGCGTCAAAACGAGAATCTACGAAGAGAAGAGCGTGGGCTATCTGTCCGCCCGCTGCTGCTTCTTCGCGAGCAATTGCCGCAGCGCCGTGACCTTTGCCGCCGCCTGATCCGGCGGCAGATCGGCCTTCACGATGGCCTCGGCCTCCGCCTGCTTTCCTTCCAGCCCCAGCACGAGCGCGAGATTGGCGCGCACGCGGGGGTCAGTGGGATTGCGCTCATGCGCGCGGCGCATCGTTTCCTCTGCCCGCGGCAGATTGTTCTGGAGCATGTAGGACAGGCCGAGATTGGACAACACCTGCGGCTCGTCGGGCACGATCTTCAGGGCGGTCGCGTAATATTGCTGCGCCTCCTCGTTGCGGCCGAGCTGATCGAGCGCCGCGCCCTGCGCCGACAGGATGCGCCAATCCGGATCCTCGGGCGTATGCGCACGGCCGAGAACATCGAAGGCCTGCTGAAAATTGCCGTTGTCGGCGAGCGCGCGGCCATAGCCGGCGAGCAATGCCTTGTTGCTGGGATGGGCGAGCACGGCCTGCTCCATCACCGCGACGGCCTGCGCCCGCTGGCCGCTCTCGCGCAGCGCCTTGCCGTAGGCGAGCGCAACGCTGGGATCGCCGGGCTTGGCGCGGTAGCGCTCACGCAGGGCGTCCATGTCCGGCCTGGCGTCGGCCGTGACGGTCGTTTCAGATCTGACGCCGAGCGCGCCGGTCACATCCTCGATGCCATTGGTCTGGCAGCCGCCGAGCACGAGCACCATCAACGCGGGAAGCAGGAATTTCGCCGAAGGAAAGGCGGCGGACGGACGCTTGGGCATACTCTGATCACTCGGCGACTGATCAGAGATGCTTACCCATTAACGCTAAAGCCCGGTTAAGGAGGCGCAACCATTAAGGCCTAATCGACGAACTCCGCGCCGAACTCGCAGCCGATGCGCCAGCGCAGGCGGCATTGGCGGGAATAATCGGGCGCGAAGATGATGGTGAATTGCGGCGGCACTTCCAGGAATTCCGCCACCACTTTCACGCCGCCATCCGAAATATCCGTGATCGTGCAGTCGCGCGGCAGCGAGCCCGCACCAAAATGGATCTTGGCCAGCCGGCTGCACACCCGGCGTTCGCTTCTCCGGCGATTTGCAAGCATTTGAATTCTTCACCCGTTAGATCACGGCCCATCCCGCAGCCCCAAGAGTAGCGGACATTCGTTGGAATGTGCTGAGGAGAGCCGCTCGCATTCGAGGCGTAGTGTCGGCATCGCGTTTACGGTCGGTTAGGGCTTGCTTGGCCTCGGAAATGTTCCTGTATTGTTCTTGCGAAGGGCGCCAGGCTCTGCTACCCCTAATTGCACGAGAGGGCAGGCTGGTTCGAGCATGGTTCAGCGGGTTTCTACCGTCGCCTTTGAGGGGATCGAGGCCCGTGCGGTCGACGTGCAGGTGCAGGTCGCCCCGGGCCTGCCGGCCTTCGCCATCGTCGGCTTGCCGGACAAGGCGGTGTCGGAGGCGCGCGAGCGGGTCCGTTCGGCCCTGATCGCCTCGGGGCTGGCGCTGCCGGCGCGGCGGATCATCGTCAATCTGGCGCCGGCCGATCTGCCCAAGGAGGGCAGCCATTACGACCTGCCGATCGCGCTCGGGCTGATGGCGGCGATCGGCGCGATCCCGCCGGATGCGCTGACGGGTTTCACGGTTCTGGGCGAGCTCGGCCTCGACGGGTCGATCGCGCCGGTCGCAGGTGTCCTGCCCGCCGCGATCGGCGCCAATGGACGCGAGGAGGGCCTGATCTGCCCCGCCGCCTGCGGCTCGGAGGCGGCCTGGGCGAGCCCGGACATCCAGATCATCGCCGCACAATCGCTCATTCAGATCGCCAACCATTTCAAGGGCACGCAGGTGCTGTCGCGGCCCTCACCGAAGGTGCATGAAGCCGCCGCCTCGTCCCTCGACCTGCGCGATATCAAGGGCCAGGAAAGCGCCAAGCGGGCGCTGGAGATCGCAGCTGCCGGCGGGCATCACCTCTTGATGATCGGTGCGCCCGGCGCGGGCAAGTCGATGCTGGCGGCGCGCCTGCCCTCGATCCTGCCGCCGCTGTCGCCGAGCGAATTGCTCGAAGTCTCCATGATCGCGTCCGTCGCCGGCGAGATCGAGGGCGGCGCGCTGACCGCGCGGCGGCCGTTCCGCTCGCCGCATCATTCCGCCAGCATGGCCGCGCTCACCGGCGGCGGCATGCGCGCCAAGCCCGGCGAGATCTCGCTGGCGCATCAGGGCGTGCTGTTCCTCGACGAGCTGCCCGAGTTCGATCCGCGCGTCCTGGATTCGCTGCGCCAGCCCTTGGAGAACGGCGAGGTCGCGGTGTCGCGCGCCAATCACCGCGTCACCTACCCTGCCCGCTTCATGCTGGTGGCCGCAATGAATCCCTGCCGCTGCGGCAATGCGTTCGAGCCCGGCTATGCCTGCAAGCGCGGCCGCATCGACCGCTGCACCGGCGACTACCAGGCGCGCATCTCCGGTCCCCTGATGGATCGCATTGATCTGCGCATCGAGGTGCCGGCAGTGACCGCGGCCGATTTGATCCTGCCGCCGCCGGCGGAAGGCTCCGCCGAGGTCGCCGCGCGCGTGGCGGCCGCACGCGACATCCAGCTTGCGCGTTATGCCGATGCCGGCCTGCCCAACGTCCGCACCAATGCCGAGGCGCCGGCCTCGGTCCTCGAAGAGATCGCCAAGCCGGATGCGCAGGGCGCCAAACTGCTGCGCGACGCCGCCGAGACCATGCGGCTGTCGGCGCGCGGCTATCATCGCGTGCTGCGGGTCGCGCGCACGCTGGCCGATCTCGACAACGCCGACAAGATCGGCCGCTTGCACCTCGCCGAGGCCCTGTCCTACCGCGCACTCGCGGAGGATGTGCGCCAGTTGGCCTGATCATTCCGCGCATCAACCCGGCGGTAACGAGTTTCCTTTACGCTCTGCAAACCATAAGCCCCATGTGTTTCCAACACGAGTTCCCGAGGGGCCCGGGCGAGTAGAGTGTCATGTTGCGTTTCAAGATCCTGGCCTCGGTTGTCCCCCTGTTGGCAGCGGCGGTGTTCGCCCGCGCTGAGATCGGATCGGTCTCGCATCCCTGCATCGCCCTCGGCGAGACCTCGGTCGAGCTCACAACTCTGTTCTGGACCGCCGGCGTGCACGTCGCCTTCACCGAGGATCCCGCGCAGGCCACGGTCCGGGTTCAGGTCACCGACGATGCGGACGCTGCGGATTTCGCGGTGGTGGACGACGGCCTCGGTTCGGAATCGGAAACCTGCCAGGCCACTCCGTCGACGCGCTTGGTCTCGATCGCGGCGCAGCCCATCGATGGCGCTCAGGTGATCTATCTCTCCACCGAAGGGCCGGCTGATTACCGCATCTATGTGCGCTCGAAAACGTTCTCGCAGCGCGAGGCGGCGGCGCTGATCGTCGGCGCCCGCGGCGGCCACCGCCAGCTCCAGGCCGCCTCGCTCTGAAGCATTAACACCTCGTCAACCCTGTTTGGAGGCGGCGCCGAAGCCTCAAACTGTTCGCAAGGTCGAGGCGACATCGTCACACACGGCGAGCGCGGGGTTTCGGACAAGAGTCGGGGTCGGTGGCGATGGGTCGGACGTTCCGGATCAAGGTGCGCATGCGCCGCTTCAGGCGACGGCATCCCCGTATCGCTTTCGCGCTCCGCTCCTTCATGATCTTCTCGGCGACGTTCGGCGCCGCCTATGGTTTCGTCTCCGGCAGCCGGTCCGAGAACTCCGGCTACGATCCGAATGCGTTTGCGATCGGCGCGAGCTTCCTGTTCGCCCTCGCCTGTCTCGGCCTTGCGACGCTGAGCATGCGGCTGCGTTTCGTCAACAAGCGGCTGCGTACGCTCGCCGCCCACAATGAGACGCTGATCGATCGCAATTGGGAGCTGAAGGAAGCCGAAGAGCGTGCCCGCAGCCTGTTCGAGCAGCAGGGCGATCTGATCGTGCTGCGCGACACAAACGGGCGCATCACCTTTGCCAATGACGCCTATTGCGCGCTGGCCGGACAGGCGCGGAGCGCGCTGGTCGGCACCCGCTTCGATTTCGACGTGCTCGAGCAGGGCGACAGCGCGCGCGAGAGCAGCGGCACGCGCGTCCACGACCAGAAGATCGCAACCCCGCTCGGCGCGCGCTGGATCGCCTGGCGCGAGGGCTATGTCCGCCTCGATGCCGGGCAGCCCGCCGAATTGCAGAGCGTCGGACGTGACGTCACCGACCGCACCGAGACCGAACGCGCTTTGTCCGACGCCCGCGATCAGGCCGATGCCGCCAACCGCGCGAAATCGCGTTTTCTCGCGATGGCCTCGCACGAAATCCGCACGCCCCTCAACGGCATCATCGGCATGGGCGGCCTTCTGCTCGATACCACGCTGACGCCGGAGCAGACGACCTATGCCAAGGCGGTGAAAACCTCCGGCGAAGCCTTGATGACGCTGATCGAGGAGCTGCTCGATTATTCCAAGATCGAAGCCGGCAAGCTCGATCTCGAGCAACGTCCCTTCGCCTTGTCCACGCTGATCGAGGAGATCACCGAGCTTCTGGCGCCGCGTGCGCAGACAAAAACTCTCGAGATCGCATCCTATATCGACGAGCGCCTGCCGCTCGAGGTGGTAGGCGACGCCGCGCGGCTGCGTCAGGTGCTGCTCAATCTTGCGGGCAACGCCATCAAGTTCACCGCGAGCGGAGGCGTCGCGCTGATCGTCGAGCCCGGCATCTGGCCGCACGAGATCAGCTTCCTGGTCCGCGACACCGGCATTGGCATCGCGCCGGAAGCGCAGTCGCGCATCTTTCGGGAGTTCGAGCAGGCGGACGAGCGCGTCGCGCGCACTTATGGCGGCACCGGGCTCGGCCTTTCCATCAGCGAGCGCATCGTCAAGCGCATGGGCGGCCGGATCACGCTCGCGAGCGAGCCGGGCAAGGGCTCGACCTTCGAGGTCGCGGTGCCACTGGCCCCGTCACAAGCCGGCGCCGGACAGACGGCATTCCCCAGCCCCGACCTCGCCGGCAAATCGTTACTCCTCGTCGCCGAGGGCATCGAAGCCTCGCTGATCGCGCGGCGCCTGGAACGCTGGGGCGGCCAGACCTGCATGGTTGCGGATGCGGCGGTCGCCGAGGCGCTACTGCCGGAGCGTTCATGGCACGCCGTACTGGTCGATCGCGCGATCGGTCCTGCCGCTGCCGACCATCTCGGCGAAGCGGCGCGGGCGCATGCGATGCAGCGGCTCGTGCTGCTGACGTCGAGCTCGCGCCACGAGAAATTCTCCCCGGCCTTCTCCGGATTCCTGGTGAAGCCGCTGCGCGCGGCCTCGCTTGCCACACGCCTCGCGCTGACGCCGGAGATCGCCTCGCCCGATCTCGCGCCGGAGCCGGTGACAGAATCCACCAGCGCAACGCGGGCGAGGGGTTTCTCGATTCTCGTTGCCGAGGACAACGAGATCAACGCATTGTTGATGCGATCGCTGCTCACCAAACTCGGCCATCGCGTCGTCATCGCCGTCCATGGCGAGGCGGCGCTGGAATCCTGGCTCGCCGCCTCATCGGCCGGCGCGCCCTATGACCTCGTGCTGATGGACATCCAGATGCCGCAGCTCGACGGCATCGAGACGACAAAACGCATCCGCGCACATGAGGCAGCCACGGGTCGCCAGCACACACCGATCCTGGCGCTCACCGCCAATACGCTGGTCGAGGACCGCTACGCCTGCTTCGAGGCAGGCATGAACGGATTCCTGATCAAGCCGCTCGACCGCGAGAAGCTGGACGAGGCGCTGGCCGGGCTGGCCGCGTCGCGGAACCTGGCAGTCTGATCCAGAATTTCACGGGAACCTCAGCTCGCCGGCGCCAGCTATGTTGCGGGGCAGGCCGGGAGCCGAGCATGCCCCGTGTCGTCCGGCGGGACGATCGTTCCTTCATGAGCAGTAAAACGCGGCGCAGCGAGCTTATCAGGCGGCGTTTGGGGGCCTTTGAATATGGTGTCCGTCTTTGCCGCGCGCTTGCAATGTGGGCACACGAAGAGATGCGCGATGATCGGGGTCGGCTCGTCCGCGAGCAGTTCGGAGCGGAACCACTTCATCTCGATATGGCAGTCCGGGCAGATCGGCGCTTCAAGCTGCTCCGCGGCGCTTCTGAGACGATCAACCATGCTGCCTCCCAGCCGTTTTTGAAGGCATAGCGGAATACCGATTGTCGGTCAGCAACAAAAGACACTCAGCCCGGACCAGCCAGGGACCCATGTTCACCGGCGCGATTACAGCCGCCTGAGCGCCACGCTCTCCACCGTGTGGTCGGCGCCCTTTTTCAGGATCAGCGTCGCGCGGGGGCGGGTCGGCAGAATGTTGTCCTCGAGATTGGCAAGGTTGGTGCGTTCCCAGATTGCGATCGCGGTGGCGGTCGCTTCCTCATCCGACAACAGGGCGTAGCGGTTGAAGTAGGATTTTGGATTGGTGAAGGCGGTGTCGCGCAGCGCCAGGAAGCGCTTGATGTACCATTGCCGCAGCGCCGCCTCGTCGGCGTCGATATAGACCGAGAAGTCGAAGAAGTCGGAGACCACAGGCACCGCCTTGCCGTCACGCGGCAGCTTTCCGGTCTGCAGCACGTTGACGCCTTCGACGATCAGAATGTCGGGCCGATCGATCTCCGCCCACTCGTTTGGCACGATGTCATAGGTCAGATGCGAATAGACCGGCGCGCGGACGTGACGACGGCCGGACTTGATGTCGGAGAGGAAGCTGAGCAGCAGCGGCAGGTCATAGCTGTCCGGAAAGCCCTTCTTCTGCATGATGCCCTGCCGCTCGAGCACCGCGTTGGGATACAGAAATCCGTCGGTCGTGATCAGTTCGACCTTCGGCCGCGGCGACCAGCGCGCCAACAGCGCCTGAAGCACGCGGGCCGTGGTGGATTTTCCGACGGCGACCGAGCCGGCGACGCCGATGATGTAGGGTACTTTTCGGTCGCGGATATTGAGGAACTGGCGCTCGGCGTAATACAGGCGCTGCATGGCGTCGACATAGATCGACAACAGGCGCGACAGCGGCAGGTAGATGTCCTCGACCTCCTGCAAGTCCAGGCGATCGTGCAGCGAGCGCAGCCGGTCGAACTCGCCCGGCTCCAGAGTCATCGGCGTATCGTCGCGCAGCCTGGACCACTGCTCGCGCGTATAGACGCGGTACGGATTATACTGCTGCTCGGGTGCGCGGATATCCATGACGCGATCTTTCCACCTCGGCTAGTTGCCGCTCTTGCGCGACGCCTTTTCTTCCAACCCTGACATCGACGTCCGCTTGTCCAGCGCGGCCTCGACCTCCTCCAGCTTTACGCCGCGTGCCTTGAGCAGCACAAGGAAATGGTAGAGCAGGTCGGCGCTTTCGGCGATCAGATGCGCGCGATCGTTTTCGACTGCTGCGATTACGGTTTCGACTGCTTCCTCACCGAACTTCTTGGCGCAATGCTCGGCGCCCTTGTCCAGAAGCTTGCGGGTATAGGAGGCTTCGCCACCGGATGCCGCGCGGGCATCGATGGTCTCGGCCAGATCGTGGATCGTGAAACGCGGCATACAGACTACTCGGAAAGCGCGATCCGGCCGAACGAGCCGGTCTACCGGCTCGTGTAGCACTTTTGTGAACGGGAGTCGTCAGGCATCGAGGCGCATGGGCAGTCCGCAGCGGGCCATGTGCTCCTTGGCTTCGCGGATGGTGAATTCCCCGAAGTGGAAGATCGAGGCGGCCAGCACGGCGGTGGCGTGCCCGTCGCGGATACCGTCGACGAGGTGGTCGAGATTGCCGACGCCGCCGGAGGCGATCACCGGGACGGAGACGCTGTCGGCGATCGCCCGGGTCAGCGGAATGTCAAAACCCTGCCGGGTGCCGTCGCGGTCCATCGAGGTGAGCAGGATTTCACCGGCGCCGAGCGAGACCACTTCCTGGGCATATTCGATGGCGTCGATGCCGGTCGAATTGCGCCCGCCATGGGTGAAGATCTCCCAGCGGTCGCCGCCCGGACGCTTGACGCGCTTGGCGTCGATCGCCACCACCACGCACTGCTCGCCGAACTTCTCGGCGGCTTCCTTGACGAACTCGCGTCGCGACACCGCGGCGCTGTTGATCGAGACCTTGTCTGCGCCGGCGCGCAGCAGCGTCTTGATGTCGTTGACCTCACGCACGCCGCCGCCGACGGTGACGGGCATGAAGCAGGCTTCCGCCGTGCGCCGGACCACGTCCAGCATGATGCCGCGGTTCTCATGGGTCGCGGTGATGTCGAGGAAGGTGAGCTCGTCGGCCCCGGCGGCATCATAGGCGATCGCGGCTTCGACAGGGTCGCCGGCATCGCGCAGATCGACGAAGTTGACGCCCTTGACGACCCTTCCGTCCTTGACGTCGAGGCAGGGGATCACGCGCACCTTGAACATTGGATGTCTCCTAGTACGCGTTGCGGATCAGGGTGAGGGCGGCGGCGGGATCGAGCCGGCCGTCGTAGAGCGCGCGGCCGGCGATCGCGCCAGCGAGCTTCTTGGCGCGCGGCGTCAGCATCGCCTTGACGTCCTCGATCGAGGCGAGGCCGCCTGAGGCGATCACGGGAATGGAGATCGCGTCCGCCAGCGCAATGGTCGCGTCTAAGTTCAGGCCCTTGAGCAGGCCGTCGCGCGCGATGTCGGTGAAGATGATGGCGGCAACGCCGGCATCCTCGAAACGCTTTGCGATCTCCAGCACCGTGACCTGCGAGGTCTCGGCCCAGCCTTCGACCGCGACCTTGCCGTCGCGGGCATCGAGACCGACCGCGACGCGGCCGGGGAATTTCTTCGCCGCAGCCTTCACCAACTGGGGATCGCGCACCGCGGCGGTGCCGATGATGACGCGGGTGATGCCCTTGTCGAGCCAGGCTTCGACGGTGGCGAGATCGCGAATGCCGCCGCCGAGCTGCACCGGAATTTTGATCGTCTTCAGCATCGCCTCGACGGCCTCGGCATTCACCGGCTTGCCGGCAAAGGCACCGTCGAGGTCGACGACGTGGAGATACTCAAAACCCTGCGCGGCAAAGCTCTGCGCTTGCGCCGCCGGATCGAGGTTGAACACGGTCGCGCGCGCCATGTCGCCTTGCTCGAGGCGCACGCATTGGCCGTTCTTGAGGTCGATCGCGGGGAAGAGGATCACGGTTTCCATCGCAAAAAGTTCGAGATCAGGGCCAGGCCGAAACGCTGGCTTTTCTCGGGGTGAAATTGCGTGCCGATCGCGGTGTCCTTCGCGACGATCGCGGTGACAGGCCCGCCGTAATCGGCGCGCGCCAGCACATCCGCCTCGTTGGCGGGGTTGAGGTGATAGGAGTGCACGAAATAGGCGTGCTGGCCCTTAGGGCCAAGCGGCAGCTTGTTCAGCACCGGATGCTCGCGCA from Bradyrhizobium zhanjiangense includes these protein-coding regions:
- the coaA gene encoding type I pantothenate kinase, with amino-acid sequence MDIRAPEQQYNPYRVYTREQWSRLRDDTPMTLEPGEFDRLRSLHDRLDLQEVEDIYLPLSRLLSIYVDAMQRLYYAERQFLNIRDRKVPYIIGVAGSVAVGKSTTARVLQALLARWSPRPKVELITTDGFLYPNAVLERQGIMQKKGFPDSYDLPLLLSFLSDIKSGRRHVRAPVYSHLTYDIVPNEWAEIDRPDILIVEGVNVLQTGKLPRDGKAVPVVSDFFDFSVYIDADEAALRQWYIKRFLALRDTAFTNPKSYFNRYALLSDEEATATAIAIWERTNLANLEDNILPTRPRATLILKKGADHTVESVALRRL
- a CDS encoding phosphoribosyl-ATP diphosphatase, which codes for MPRFTIHDLAETIDARAASGGEASYTRKLLDKGAEHCAKKFGEEAVETVIAAVENDRAHLIAESADLLYHFLVLLKARGVKLEEVEAALDKRTSMSGLEEKASRKSGN
- the hisF gene encoding imidazole glycerol phosphate synthase subunit HisF: MFKVRVIPCLDVKDGRVVKGVNFVDLRDAGDPVEAAIAYDAAGADELTFLDITATHENRGIMLDVVRRTAEACFMPVTVGGGVREVNDIKTLLRAGADKVSINSAAVSRREFVKEAAEKFGEQCVVVAIDAKRVKRPGGDRWEIFTHGGRNSTGIDAIEYAQEVVSLGAGEILLTSMDRDGTRQGFDIPLTRAIADSVSVPVIASGGVGNLDHLVDGIRDGHATAVLAASIFHFGEFTIREAKEHMARCGLPMRLDA
- the hisA gene encoding 1-(5-phosphoribosyl)-5-[(5-phosphoribosylamino)methylideneamino]imidazole-4-carboxamide isomerase, whose product is METVILFPAIDLKNGQCVRLEQGDMARATVFNLDPAAQAQSFAAQGFEYLHVVDLDGAFAGKPVNAEAVEAMLKTIKIPVQLGGGIRDLATVEAWLDKGITRVIIGTAAVRDPQLVKAAAKKFPGRVAVGLDARDGKVAVEGWAETSQVTVLEIAKRFEDAGVAAIIFTDIARDGLLKGLNLDATIALADAISIPVIASGGLASIEDVKAMLTPRAKKLAGAIAGRALYDGRLDPAAALTLIRNAY